From one Bradyrhizobium sp. Ash2021 genomic stretch:
- a CDS encoding alpha/beta hydrolase encodes MQTLHVNGYDMAYLEVGKGPPLVCVHGTLGDFRTWYAVLGPLSKNHRVISVSLRHFFPEHWDGAGSDYLMSQHVADVIAFIEQIAPKPVDLMGHSRGGHIAFRVAQARPDLLRRVVLAEPGGDLDASLAPATPASGAPSLAVRVAASVKKVASGDIEGALMNFVDAIDGDGAWARLPTAAKQQLRDNIFTLLGQVGEKRRPFAKSEAESITTPMLLIGGGDTEGTLSLIWRVLAEHIPGAKTAVIPGARHWMFEQAPQEFSKAVLAFLAG; translated from the coding sequence ATGCAAACGCTGCACGTCAACGGTTACGACATGGCCTATCTCGAAGTCGGAAAGGGCCCGCCGCTGGTCTGTGTGCACGGCACGCTCGGCGATTTCCGCACCTGGTATGCGGTCCTGGGGCCGTTGTCGAAAAACCATCGCGTGATCTCGGTCAGCCTGCGTCACTTCTTTCCCGAGCACTGGGACGGCGCCGGCAGCGATTATCTGATGTCGCAGCATGTTGCCGATGTCATCGCGTTCATCGAGCAGATCGCGCCCAAACCGGTCGACCTGATGGGCCATTCGCGCGGCGGCCACATCGCCTTCCGCGTCGCGCAAGCGCGGCCTGATCTGCTGCGACGAGTCGTGCTGGCCGAACCCGGCGGCGACCTCGACGCGTCGCTCGCCCCCGCGACCCCCGCTTCAGGGGCGCCCTCGCTCGCGGTTCGGGTCGCGGCCTCGGTCAAGAAGGTCGCTTCCGGCGATATTGAAGGCGCGTTGATGAACTTCGTTGACGCGATCGACGGCGACGGCGCGTGGGCCCGCCTGCCCACTGCCGCCAAGCAACAGCTGCGCGACAATATCTTCACGCTGCTCGGCCAGGTCGGCGAGAAACGCAGGCCGTTCGCCAAGAGCGAGGCGGAATCGATCACGACGCCGATGCTGTTGATCGGCGGTGGCGACACTGAAGGCACGCTGTCCCTGATATGGCGCGTGCTGGCCGAACATATTCCGGGCGCAAAGACCGCGGTCATCCCCGGCGCCCGCCACTGGATGTTCGAACAGGCGCCGCAGGAGTTTTCGAAGGCCGTGCTGGCGTTTCTGGCGGGCTGA
- a CDS encoding alpha/beta hydrolase, with amino-acid sequence MQTLHVNGYDMAYLEVGEGPPLVCVHGSLCDFRIWSAVLGPLSKQHRVIAVSLRHFFPEQWDGLGDTYSIAQHVDDVIAFIEKLDTRPVDLMGHSRGGHIAFRVAQRRPDLLRKLILAEPGGELDATLDPSFRPGPSPLAARIAASAEVIAKGDIDGGLQIFMDALEGPGAWKRLPATPKQLLRDNATTLIGQTRDKRPPFSKTDTEAIKTPTLFIGGANTKGALPQVLHTLAAHVKGARTEMIPGTTHPMFEQAPQKYCEIVLDFLAGA; translated from the coding sequence ATGCAAACGCTTCACGTCAACGGATACGACATGGCCTATCTCGAGGTCGGCGAGGGGCCGCCGCTGGTGTGCGTGCATGGCTCGCTGTGCGATTTCCGAATCTGGTCGGCGGTGCTGGGACCGCTATCGAAACAGCATCGCGTGATCGCGGTCAGCTTGAGGCACTTCTTTCCCGAGCAATGGGACGGCCTCGGTGACACCTATTCGATCGCCCAACATGTCGACGACGTCATCGCCTTCATCGAGAAGCTGGACACAAGGCCGGTCGATCTGATGGGCCATTCCCGCGGCGGGCACATCGCGTTTCGCGTCGCGCAGCGCCGGCCTGATTTATTGCGAAAACTGATCCTGGCCGAACCCGGCGGCGAGCTCGACGCCACGCTCGATCCGTCCTTCAGGCCCGGCCCCTCGCCGCTGGCGGCACGGATCGCCGCTTCCGCCGAGGTCATCGCCAAGGGCGATATCGACGGCGGCTTGCAGATCTTTATGGACGCGCTGGAAGGCCCCGGCGCCTGGAAGCGGCTGCCGGCGACGCCAAAGCAATTGCTGCGTGACAACGCCACCACCCTGATCGGCCAGACCCGCGACAAGCGCCCGCCGTTTTCCAAAACCGATACGGAGGCGATCAAGACGCCGACGCTGTTCATCGGCGGCGCCAACACCAAGGGCGCACTGCCGCAGGTGCTGCATACGCTGGCGGCGCATGTGAAGGGCGCGCGAACCGAGATGATCCCGGGCACCACGCATCCGATGTTCGAACAGGCGCCGCAGAAATATTGCGAGATCGTGCTCGATTTCCTGGCCGGGGCTTGA
- a CDS encoding GntR family transcriptional regulator: protein MIPLDPLPNLIDQVYARILEAIIDRTLPPGQRIRQNELAEKLGVSRQPVSHALHLLHRQGLVAESGRRGFEVTQLDPQRIRQLYEVRGAIDALAARLAAGRIKTDASGRARLEAALQAGRAIDKTTPLAKLIALDVDFHSAIHRLSGNPAIEEMIAPQWPHMRRSMATVLAELDYRESAWAEHEAIVAQIVAGNAKAAEAAALAHAQTAGRLTEERLRATDEAA, encoded by the coding sequence ATGATCCCGTTAGACCCGCTCCCCAATTTGATCGACCAGGTCTATGCGCGAATCCTGGAGGCGATCATCGATCGTACGCTGCCGCCGGGGCAGCGCATCCGGCAGAACGAGCTGGCCGAGAAACTCGGGGTGTCGCGTCAGCCGGTTTCCCATGCACTGCATCTGCTGCACCGGCAGGGCCTCGTTGCCGAAAGCGGCCGGCGCGGCTTTGAGGTCACCCAGCTCGATCCGCAGCGCATCCGGCAGCTCTACGAGGTGCGCGGCGCGATCGATGCGCTCGCGGCGCGATTGGCCGCCGGGCGGATCAAGACCGATGCCTCCGGCCGCGCGCGGCTGGAAGCGGCGCTGCAAGCCGGACGCGCCATCGACAAGACGACACCACTGGCGAAGCTGATCGCGCTCGACGTCGATTTTCACAGCGCGATCCATCGGCTGTCCGGTAATCCCGCGATCGAGGAGATGATCGCGCCGCAATGGCCGCATATGCGCCGCTCGATGGCGACGGTGCTGGCCGAACTCGATTATCGCGAGAGCGCCTGGGCCGAGCACGAGGCGATTGTGGCGCAGATCGTTGCGGGCAACGCCAAAGCGGCCGAAGCCGCAGCGCTGGCACATGCGCAGACCGCAGGACGACTGACGGAAGAGAGACTGAGGGCCACCGACGAGGCGGCCTGA
- a CDS encoding Gfo/Idh/MocA family oxidoreductase: MNLSHLLNARRASGKPVRVALIGAGKFGSMFLSQVPHTPGLEVPVIIDLDRDRAREACRTVGWDEARIAATAFTDDGARAIAGGAMDVVVEATGNPAVGIRHARAAIAAGKHVVMVNVEADVLAGPLLAEEARKAGVVYSLAYGDQPALTAEMVDWARATGFRVVAAGKGTKYLPAYHDVTPEGVWGHYGLTAGEAQSAGMNPQMFNSFLDGTKSAIEMAAIANACLLDVPTDGLLFPPCGVDDLPHVMRPRDKGGVLEKSGVVEVVSSLERDGRPVFRDLRWGVYVVLEAPNDYAADCFRQYGLKTDASGRYAAMYKPYHLIGLELNISILSAALRNEPTGQPHGFRGDVAAVAKRDLRAGEMLDGEGGYTVWGRLMPAAASLAAGALPIGLAHRVKLKNDVAHGAVVRWSDVEVDANNYTIKTRKAMEAAFGGADSVFERSGRRFA; the protein is encoded by the coding sequence ATGAACCTTTCCCACCTCCTCAACGCCCGCAGAGCATCCGGCAAACCGGTCCGCGTTGCCCTGATCGGGGCCGGCAAATTCGGCTCGATGTTTCTGTCGCAGGTGCCGCATACGCCGGGGCTCGAGGTGCCTGTCATCATCGACCTCGACCGTGACCGCGCCCGCGAGGCGTGCCGCACGGTCGGCTGGGACGAGGCGCGGATCGCCGCCACCGCCTTCACCGACGACGGCGCGCGCGCGATCGCGGGCGGCGCGATGGATGTGGTGGTCGAAGCCACCGGCAATCCCGCGGTCGGCATCCGGCATGCACGGGCGGCGATTGCGGCGGGCAAGCATGTCGTGATGGTCAATGTCGAGGCCGACGTGCTGGCGGGGCCACTGCTGGCGGAGGAAGCGCGTAAAGCGGGGGTGGTCTATTCGCTGGCCTATGGCGATCAGCCGGCGCTGACCGCGGAGATGGTGGACTGGGCGCGCGCGACGGGCTTTCGCGTCGTCGCCGCCGGAAAAGGAACAAAGTATCTGCCGGCCTATCACGACGTGACGCCGGAAGGCGTCTGGGGCCATTACGGGCTCACAGCAGGCGAAGCGCAATCGGCCGGCATGAACCCGCAGATGTTCAACTCGTTTCTCGATGGCACCAAATCCGCGATCGAAATGGCGGCGATCGCCAACGCTTGCCTGCTCGACGTCCCGACCGACGGCTTGCTGTTTCCGCCCTGCGGCGTCGACGATCTGCCGCATGTGATGCGGCCGCGCGACAAAGGCGGCGTGCTGGAAAAATCCGGCGTGGTCGAGGTGGTGTCGTCGCTGGAGCGCGACGGCCGGCCGGTGTTCCGCGACCTGCGCTGGGGCGTCTATGTCGTGCTGGAGGCGCCGAACGATTATGCCGCCGATTGCTTCAGGCAATACGGCCTGAAAACCGACGCGTCGGGGCGATATGCCGCGATGTACAAGCCGTATCATCTGATCGGACTGGAGCTGAACATCTCGATTTTGTCGGCAGCATTGCGCAACGAGCCGACCGGCCAGCCGCATGGTTTTCGTGGCGACGTCGCGGCGGTCGCCAAACGCGACCTGCGTGCCGGCGAAATGCTCGACGGCGAAGGCGGCTACACGGTGTGGGGCAGACTGATGCCGGCGGCCGCCAGCCTTGCCGCCGGCGCGCTGCCGATCGGGCTGGCGCATCGCGTCAAGCTGAAGAACGATGTCGCCCATGGCGCCGTGGTGCGCTGGAGCGATGTCGAGGTCGACGCCAACAACTACACCATCAAGACCCGCAAGGCGATGGAAGCGGCGTTCGGCGGCGCCGATAGCGTTTTCGAGCGAAGTGGACGCCGGTTCGCATAG
- a CDS encoding SDR family oxidoreductase, translated as MDLGIKGRRAIVCASSKGLGRACAMALANEGVHVTLTARGAEVLKKTADEIRKAHPGVTVTEVAGDITTPAGREAALKACPDPDILINNAGGPPPGDFRNWTRDDWIKAIDANMLTPIELIKATVDGMMARKFGRIVNITSAAVKAPIEILGLSNGARAGLTGFVAGIARKTVINNVTINGLLPGPFNTDRLRGTAKGDADKRGLTVDQILAERAKLNPAGRFGDPEEFGEACAFLCSAKSGFITGQNILLDGGAFPGTL; from the coding sequence GTGGATCTTGGGATCAAAGGCCGTCGCGCCATCGTTTGCGCATCGAGCAAGGGCCTGGGGCGCGCCTGCGCGATGGCGCTGGCCAATGAGGGCGTGCATGTCACCTTGACGGCGCGCGGCGCCGAGGTGCTGAAAAAGACCGCCGATGAAATCCGGAAAGCGCATCCCGGCGTCACCGTGACCGAAGTCGCCGGCGACATCACCACGCCGGCAGGACGCGAGGCCGCGCTGAAGGCCTGTCCGGACCCGGACATTCTGATCAACAATGCCGGCGGCCCGCCGCCCGGCGATTTCCGCAACTGGACCCGCGACGACTGGATCAAGGCGATCGATGCCAACATGCTGACCCCGATCGAGCTGATCAAGGCGACCGTCGACGGCATGATGGCGCGCAAATTCGGCCGCATCGTCAATATCACCTCGGCCGCGGTAAAGGCGCCGATCGAGATATTGGGCCTGTCCAACGGCGCCCGCGCCGGCCTCACCGGCTTTGTCGCCGGCATCGCGCGCAAGACCGTGATCAACAACGTCACCATCAACGGCCTGCTGCCGGGCCCGTTCAATACCGATCGGCTGCGCGGCACCGCCAAGGGCGACGCCGACAAGCGCGGCCTCACCGTGGACCAGATTTTGGCGGAGCGCGCCAAGCTGAACCCCGCCGGGCGTTTTGGTGATCCGGAAGAATTCGGTGAGGCCTGCGCATTCCTGTGCAGCGCCAAGTCGGGCTTCATCACCGGGCAAAACATCCTGCTCGACGGCGGCGCGTTCCCGGGCACGCTGTGA
- a CDS encoding fumarylacetoacetate hydrolase family protein, with amino-acid sequence MKLVRYGAKGAEKPGLIDKSGQLRDLSAHVKDLDGEAYSPASLAKLAGLDPSKLPAVDGKPRFGAPVTGISKFVAIGLNYVDHAKETGNPIPPEPIFFLKANTALSGPNDAVEKPRGSTKLDWEVEIAAIIGTRAKYVSEADALNHVAGYCICNDVSERNFQIERGGQWTKGKSHDTFGPVGPWLATKDEIPDVQKLSMWLDVNGQRRQTGSTSTMIFTMAKCISYVSQFMTLLPGDIITTGTPPGVGTGMKPPQFLNAGDVVTLGIEGLGEQRQEIVAA; translated from the coding sequence ATGAAGCTTGTTCGGTATGGCGCGAAGGGTGCGGAAAAGCCCGGCCTGATCGATAAATCCGGCCAATTGCGCGATCTTTCCGCGCATGTGAAAGACCTCGACGGCGAGGCCTATTCACCCGCCTCGCTGGCCAAGCTCGCCGGGCTCGATCCGTCAAAACTCCCCGCCGTCGACGGCAAGCCGCGCTTTGGCGCGCCGGTCACCGGCATCTCGAAATTCGTCGCCATCGGCCTGAACTATGTCGACCATGCCAAGGAGACCGGCAACCCGATTCCGCCGGAGCCGATCTTCTTCCTGAAGGCCAACACCGCGCTCTCCGGCCCGAACGACGCGGTGGAGAAGCCGCGCGGCTCGACCAAGCTCGACTGGGAAGTCGAGATCGCCGCGATCATCGGCACCCGCGCCAAATATGTCAGCGAGGCCGATGCGCTCAACCACGTCGCCGGCTACTGCATCTGCAACGACGTCTCCGAGCGCAATTTCCAGATCGAGCGCGGCGGCCAATGGACCAAGGGCAAGTCGCACGACACCTTCGGCCCGGTCGGCCCGTGGCTGGCGACCAAGGACGAAATCCCCGACGTGCAGAAGCTGTCGATGTGGCTCGACGTCAACGGCCAGCGCCGCCAGACCGGCTCGACCTCGACCATGATCTTCACCATGGCGAAGTGCATTTCCTACGTCTCGCAGTTCATGACGCTACTGCCCGGCGACATCATCACGACCGGCACGCCTCCGGGCGTCGGCACCGGCATGAAGCCGCCGCAGTTCCTCAACGCCGGCGACGTCGTCACGCTCGGCATCGAAGGCCTCGGCGAGCAGCGGCAGGAAATCGTCGCGGCGTGA
- a CDS encoding type II toxin-antitoxin system prevent-host-death family antitoxin, with translation MVQTTALEFQRKFGEFQHQAQREPVEITRHGRREFVLMSAEHYDWLTAAAKRTTRTVDAHEVVIDAVERAEMDPEHTALDELLK, from the coding sequence ATGGTCCAGACGACCGCCTTGGAGTTCCAGCGCAAATTCGGAGAATTTCAACACCAGGCCCAGCGCGAGCCGGTGGAAATTACGCGTCACGGCCGGCGGGAGTTCGTGCTGATGTCGGCTGAGCATTATGACTGGCTAACGGCGGCTGCCAAGCGCACCACCCGAACGGTCGATGCGCACGAGGTGGTGATCGACGCTGTTGAACGGGCCGAGATGGACCCTGAACATACCGCGCTTGACGAACTGCTCAAGTGA
- a CDS encoding phytanoyl-CoA dioxygenase family protein gives MKLTQQQIDTFNREGWLFLPELFSQEEVDYLAREAVGIYDADRPEVWREKSGAPRTAFAAHLYNEAFGALGAHPRMIDPVEQIFGEKVYMHQYKINAKSAFTGDVWQWHQDYGTWKRDDGMPEPRAMNIAIFLDEVMPINGPLMLVPKSQHAGDLQAAHDLETTSYPLWTLDEATVTKLVKEGGIVAPTGKAGGMLMFHGNLVHGSAGNITPYPRKIVYLTLNAVSNYIRTPTRPEYIAHRDFTPIQTVADDALLRLARAHRQAAE, from the coding sequence ATGAAACTGACCCAGCAGCAGATCGACACTTTTAACCGCGAAGGCTGGCTGTTTCTGCCCGAGCTGTTCAGCCAGGAGGAGGTCGATTATCTCGCGCGCGAGGCCGTCGGCATCTATGACGCCGATCGCCCCGAGGTGTGGCGCGAAAAGAGCGGTGCGCCGCGCACCGCCTTTGCAGCCCATCTCTACAACGAGGCGTTCGGCGCGCTCGGCGCGCATCCGCGCATGATCGATCCGGTGGAGCAGATCTTTGGCGAGAAGGTCTACATGCACCAGTACAAGATCAACGCCAAATCCGCCTTCACCGGCGACGTCTGGCAATGGCATCAGGATTACGGCACCTGGAAGCGCGACGACGGCATGCCGGAGCCGCGCGCGATGAACATCGCGATCTTCCTTGACGAGGTGATGCCGATCAACGGCCCCTTGATGCTGGTGCCGAAGAGCCAGCACGCCGGCGACTTGCAGGCCGCGCATGATCTGGAAACCACATCCTATCCGCTATGGACCCTGGATGAGGCGACGGTGACCAAGCTCGTAAAGGAAGGCGGCATCGTCGCACCCACCGGCAAGGCCGGCGGCATGCTGATGTTCCACGGCAATCTGGTGCATGGCTCGGCCGGCAACATCACGCCCTATCCGCGCAAGATCGTCTATCTGACGCTGAATGCGGTCTCGAACTACATCCGCACCCCGACGCGGCCGGAATACATCGCCCATCGGGATTTCACGCCGATCCAGACCGTGGCTGACGACGCGCTGCTGCGGTTGGCGCGTGCGCATCGCCAGGCGGCGGAGTAA
- a CDS encoding MBL fold metallo-hydrolase: protein MHWNVGKVRITKIVELETVGSTRFILPLATNEEIQKLPWLIPHFANDEGRLKMSIHSLVVETPQRRIVVDTGLGNDKQGRNVPTWNNRNDPFLDTLTKAGFPPDSIDTVLCTHLHVDHVGWNTTLVGGKWVPTFSNARYVFGRTEYEYWRDHSIEPDKIAVFADSVKPIADAGKADLVASDHKLADEITLIPTPGHSPGHMSVHIQSDGEAGLLTGDVAHHPCQMAHLDWSSTADSDPKQSAVTRRDLFSRFADTPTLVIGGHFNAGHIRREGDAFKFIALG, encoded by the coding sequence ATGCACTGGAATGTAGGCAAGGTCAGGATCACGAAAATCGTCGAACTGGAGACGGTCGGCAGCACGCGATTCATCCTGCCGCTCGCGACCAACGAGGAAATCCAAAAACTGCCCTGGCTGATTCCGCATTTCGCCAATGACGAGGGCCGCCTGAAAATGTCGATCCACTCGCTCGTGGTGGAGACGCCACAGCGCCGGATCGTGGTCGACACCGGACTCGGCAACGACAAGCAGGGCCGCAATGTGCCGACCTGGAATAACCGGAACGATCCCTTCCTCGACACCCTGACCAAGGCGGGTTTTCCGCCCGATAGCATCGACACCGTGCTGTGCACGCATCTGCATGTCGACCACGTCGGCTGGAACACCACGCTCGTCGGCGGCAAATGGGTGCCGACATTTTCGAATGCGCGATACGTCTTCGGCAGGACCGAATACGAATACTGGCGCGACCACAGCATCGAGCCGGACAAGATTGCCGTGTTCGCGGATTCCGTGAAGCCGATCGCCGACGCCGGCAAGGCCGATCTCGTCGCCAGCGACCACAAGCTTGCGGATGAAATCACCTTGATCCCGACGCCCGGCCACAGCCCCGGCCATATGAGCGTCCACATCCAATCGGACGGCGAGGCTGGCCTGCTCACCGGCGACGTCGCCCATCATCCCTGCCAGATGGCCCATCTCGACTGGTCGTCGACCGCGGATTCCGACCCCAAACAGTCGGCCGTGACGCGGCGCGACCTGTTCTCGCGCTTTGCCGATACGCCAACCCTGGTGATCGGCGGGCACTTCAACGCCGGCCATATCCGGCGGGAGGGGGACGCCTTCAAGTTTATCGCGCTGGGATGA
- a CDS encoding glutathione S-transferase family protein, with protein sequence MKLTFSPASPFARKVRIAAIETGLIDRIEFVPSAVVPGQANEEYSRITPLKKLPVLILDNGDVILDSYVITEYLDELAGGGKLIPASGPTRWQVKTDHSLLQGMLDSMLLCRYEKMVRPQGLQWQAWSDDHWNRAWTGMARFENKPDVLSRPLDIVQIGLVCVLGYADFRFADCGWRKAYPKLDAFHQKMLERPSVKISVPPAA encoded by the coding sequence ATGAAACTCACCTTCTCCCCCGCCTCGCCCTTCGCCCGAAAGGTTCGCATTGCCGCGATCGAAACCGGGCTGATCGACAGAATCGAATTCGTTCCATCAGCGGTGGTGCCAGGCCAGGCCAACGAGGAATATTCGCGCATCACGCCGCTGAAGAAGCTGCCGGTCCTCATCCTCGACAATGGCGACGTCATTCTCGATTCCTACGTCATAACAGAATATCTCGACGAACTCGCCGGCGGCGGCAAGCTGATCCCGGCCTCCGGCCCGACCCGCTGGCAGGTGAAGACCGATCATTCGCTGCTGCAGGGCATGCTCGATTCCATGCTGCTGTGCCGCTACGAAAAGATGGTGCGGCCGCAGGGACTGCAATGGCAGGCCTGGTCCGACGATCACTGGAACCGGGCCTGGACCGGCATGGCGCGGTTCGAGAACAAGCCGGACGTGCTGTCCCGGCCGCTCGACATCGTGCAGATCGGTCTCGTTTGCGTGCTCGGCTATGCCGATTTCCGCTTTGCCGATTGCGGCTGGCGCAAGGCCTATCCGAAGCTCGATGCGTTCCACCAGAAAATGCTGGAGCGGCCGTCGGTGAAAATCTCGGTGCCGCCGGCGGCGTAA
- a CDS encoding CvpA family protein, translated as MNSFDVVVYVGLLIAVVTGFNTGLLRSAITILAYLFAMPIAVWATSALAPQIDGKLGSPLTQNSLLFFGTFLIAGMVLGKCARMALDDTIGSEAGIGDRLGGAALGAARVGLVAITLVLIFDQLVPVDRQPTFLTGSQLRPLFSAAGQMGFRSLPPDVAATVDRLKREQRI; from the coding sequence ATGAACAGTTTCGATGTTGTCGTCTATGTCGGATTGCTCATTGCCGTGGTCACCGGCTTCAACACCGGCCTGCTGCGCAGCGCGATCACGATCCTCGCCTATCTGTTCGCGATGCCGATCGCGGTGTGGGCAACGTCGGCCCTCGCTCCGCAGATCGACGGCAAGCTCGGCTCGCCGCTGACACAGAATTCGCTGCTGTTCTTCGGAACTTTTCTGATCGCCGGCATGGTGCTCGGAAAATGCGCGCGCATGGCGCTCGATGATACGATCGGGTCGGAAGCCGGCATCGGCGACCGGCTTGGCGGCGCGGCGCTTGGCGCGGCGCGGGTCGGCCTGGTCGCGATTACGCTGGTGCTGATCTTCGACCAGCTCGTTCCGGTCGATCGCCAGCCGACATTTTTGACCGGCTCGCAGCTGAGGCCGCTGTTTTCAGCCGCCGGGCAAATGGGATTCCGGTCCCTGCCGCCCGACGTCGCCGCCACCGTCGATCGCCTGAAGCGCGAACAGCGGATCTAG
- a CDS encoding NADPH:quinone reductase — MKAVWYERTGAAPTVLTVGEMETPAAGPGEVRVRLAASGVNPADVGRRGGSYRALEFPRVIPNSDGAGIIDQIGDGVTRFAVGDRVWLFNGQRNGRAFGTAAEYIALADYLVTPLPEDVSFAAGATLGIPCMTAWCSLFCDGPITGQTVLVTGGAGAVGHYAVQLAKWGGATVIATVSSQPKDMEARLAGADLVINYRTEDVVSKVMAFTDKRGVDRVVDVDFGGNIATTLKIMALNSTIAVYATNGNRTPTIPMRDLMEKCIALRTLVLFALPPPLLAAAQQDISRWLAAGTRVHNIAAQFALSETAQAHLAVEKGDKLGTVIVDCAR; from the coding sequence GTGAAGGCTGTCTGGTACGAGCGAACCGGTGCTGCGCCGACGGTGCTGACCGTCGGTGAGATGGAGACGCCGGCCGCGGGTCCGGGCGAAGTCCGCGTCCGGCTGGCGGCCTCCGGCGTCAACCCGGCCGATGTCGGCCGCCGCGGCGGCAGCTATCGCGCGTTGGAATTTCCGCGCGTGATCCCCAACAGCGACGGCGCCGGCATCATCGATCAGATCGGCGATGGCGTCACGCGGTTTGCCGTCGGCGACCGGGTCTGGCTGTTCAACGGCCAGCGCAACGGCCGCGCCTTCGGCACCGCGGCGGAATATATCGCGCTGGCCGATTATCTGGTGACGCCGTTGCCCGAGGATGTTTCCTTTGCCGCCGGTGCAACGCTCGGCATTCCCTGCATGACCGCGTGGTGCAGCCTGTTCTGCGACGGGCCGATCACCGGACAAACCGTGCTGGTCACCGGCGGCGCCGGTGCGGTCGGCCATTATGCGGTGCAGCTCGCGAAATGGGGCGGCGCCACCGTGATCGCGACCGTCAGCTCGCAGCCCAAGGACATGGAGGCACGGCTGGCCGGCGCCGATCTCGTCATCAATTACCGGACCGAGGATGTCGTCTCAAAAGTGATGGCGTTCACCGACAAGCGCGGCGTCGACCGCGTGGTCGATGTCGATTTCGGCGGCAACATCGCGACCACGCTGAAGATCATGGCGCTCAATTCGACCATTGCGGTCTACGCCACCAACGGCAATCGCACGCCGACTATCCCGATGCGCGACCTGATGGAAAAATGCATCGCGCTGCGCACGCTGGTGCTGTTCGCACTGCCGCCGCCGCTGCTGGCCGCAGCCCAGCAAGACATTTCGAGATGGCTGGCCGCGGGAACGCGCGTCCACAACATCGCCGCACAGTTTGCGCTTTCGGAAACCGCGCAGGCCCATCTCGCCGTGGAAAAGGGCGATAAGTTGGGCACGGTGATTGTCGACTGCGCGCGCTAG
- a CDS encoding nucleotidyltransferase family protein, which produces MRRDDVIARLKDAEPALRARGIRRAAVFGSVARGDDRPDSDIDILVEFEPGAEGTIYEYVRLKEFVASLFDGPVDVIDRDALKPHLRAPAARDTLYVF; this is translated from the coding sequence ATGCGCCGAGACGATGTCATCGCCAGACTGAAGGACGCCGAGCCCGCCTTGCGGGCGCGCGGCATCCGCCGCGCGGCCGTGTTCGGCTCTGTCGCGCGCGGCGACGACCGCCCGGACAGCGACATCGATATCCTGGTGGAATTCGAGCCCGGCGCCGAAGGGACGATCTACGAATATGTCCGCCTGAAAGAATTTGTCGCCAGCCTGTTCGACGGCCCGGTCGACGTGATCGACCGGGACGCGCTCAAGCCCCATCTGCGCGCGCCTGCCGCGCGCGATACGTTGTATGTCTTCTGA
- a CDS encoding methylated-DNA--[protein]-cysteine S-methyltransferase: MTGQHFAIFDTAIGPCGIVWGARGITGVQLPMGSEDKTRKRILQRNADVTEAPPTAEVQGAIDGILELLAGKPNDLAEVVLDLDGVPEFNRGVYDIARKIPPGKTMTYGDIARKLGGVELSRDVGQALGRNPCPIVVPCHRVLAAGGKPGGFSANGGVVTKLKMLAIEGAVVNHTPSLFD; the protein is encoded by the coding sequence ATGACCGGCCAGCATTTTGCGATCTTCGACACCGCGATCGGACCTTGCGGCATCGTGTGGGGCGCGCGCGGCATCACCGGCGTGCAACTGCCGATGGGCAGCGAGGACAAGACCCGCAAGCGCATTCTTCAGCGCAATGCCGATGTCACGGAAGCCCCGCCGACGGCGGAAGTGCAAGGCGCGATCGACGGGATTCTCGAGCTGCTCGCGGGCAAGCCGAACGATCTTGCGGAAGTCGTGCTCGACCTCGACGGCGTTCCCGAATTCAACCGCGGCGTCTACGACATTGCGCGAAAAATTCCGCCGGGCAAGACCATGACCTATGGCGATATCGCCAGGAAACTCGGCGGCGTCGAACTGTCGCGCGATGTCGGCCAGGCGCTTGGGCGCAACCCGTGCCCGATCGTGGTGCCCTGTCACCGCGTGCTGGCGGCCGGCGGCAAGCCCGGCGGCTTCTCCGCCAACGGCGGCGTGGTCACCAAGCTGAAGATGCTGGCAATCGAAGGCGCCGTGGTGAACCACACGCCGAGTTTGTTTGATTGA